A section of the Leminorella richardii genome encodes:
- the rbsA gene encoding ribose ABC transporter ATP-binding protein RbsA, with product MQPLLKLSGIEKSFPGVKALSGACLNVYPGKVMALLGENGAGKSTLMKVLTGIYAKDAGTIEFLGQPVSFSGPKASEEAGIGIIHQELNLIPQLSVAENIFLGCEFVNAFGRIDWKKTYSEANRLLARLNVRFDSHVLVSELSIGDRQMVEIAKVLSFKSKVIIMDEPTDALTDTETASLFSVINELRAQGCGIVYISHRLKEIFEICDDVTILRDGSFVGERPVDSLDEDQLIEMMVGRKLDERYPRLDLPRGSLRLQVSGLSGNGVDNASFDLYRGEILGVSGLMGAGRTELVKMIYGALPHSKGSIQLDGHPISIKRPQDGLKNGIVYISEDRKGDGLVLGMSIKENMSLTALRYFSRQWGSLKHAEEQQAVSDFIQLFNVKTPSMMQPIGLLSGGNQQKVAIARGLMTRPNVLILDEPTRGVDVGAKKEIYQLINQFKREGLSIILVSSEMPEVIGMSDRILVMHEGRISGEFPIEQATQEALMAAAVGKLDKQQRVEQES from the coding sequence ATGCAGCCTTTGCTTAAGCTAAGCGGCATTGAAAAGTCGTTTCCCGGCGTTAAGGCGCTATCGGGCGCCTGCCTGAACGTCTATCCCGGCAAGGTGATGGCTCTGCTGGGGGAAAACGGTGCGGGCAAGTCGACGCTGATGAAGGTGTTAACCGGGATTTACGCCAAAGACGCTGGCACTATCGAGTTTTTAGGGCAGCCCGTTTCATTTAGTGGCCCAAAGGCTTCTGAGGAGGCCGGCATTGGGATTATTCATCAAGAGCTGAACCTGATCCCGCAGCTGAGTGTGGCGGAAAATATTTTTCTGGGATGCGAATTCGTCAACGCTTTTGGCCGCATAGACTGGAAAAAAACCTACAGTGAGGCCAATCGTCTGCTGGCCAGACTGAACGTTCGCTTTGACAGCCATGTACTGGTGAGCGAGCTGTCTATCGGCGATCGGCAAATGGTTGAAATTGCCAAAGTGCTGAGCTTCAAATCCAAAGTCATCATCATGGATGAGCCAACGGATGCCCTGACGGATACAGAAACCGCTTCGCTGTTTAGCGTCATTAACGAGCTGCGCGCTCAGGGATGCGGCATTGTCTATATTTCCCATCGCCTGAAAGAGATCTTCGAGATTTGCGACGACGTGACGATTTTACGCGACGGTAGCTTCGTCGGCGAACGCCCTGTGGACTCACTGGACGAAGACCAGCTGATTGAAATGATGGTTGGTCGGAAGCTCGATGAGCGCTACCCCCGATTGGATTTGCCGCGTGGGTCGCTGCGCCTTCAGGTGAGTGGGCTTAGCGGTAACGGTGTTGATAACGCCAGCTTTGATCTGTATCGCGGTGAGATCCTCGGCGTGTCTGGCCTGATGGGCGCCGGGCGCACCGAGTTAGTAAAAATGATCTACGGCGCGCTGCCTCACAGTAAGGGCAGTATTCAGCTCGACGGTCATCCTATTTCGATTAAGCGCCCTCAGGACGGCCTGAAAAACGGCATTGTCTACATCTCAGAAGACCGTAAGGGCGACGGGCTGGTGCTCGGCATGTCCATTAAAGAAAACATGTCGCTGACCGCGCTGCGCTATTTTAGCCGCCAGTGGGGCAGCTTGAAGCACGCCGAAGAACAGCAGGCCGTAAGTGACTTTATTCAGCTTTTCAACGTGAAAACGCCCTCCATGATGCAGCCTATTGGCCTACTGTCCGGCGGGAATCAGCAGAAAGTGGCGATTGCCCGCGGGCTGATGACTCGACCAAACGTGCTGATCCTTGACGAGCCAACTCGTGGGGTAGACGTTGGCGCCAAGAAAGAAATTTACCAGCTTATCAACCAGTTTAAGCGCGAGGGGCTGAGTATTATTCTCGTCTCTTCAGAAATGCCGGAAGTTATCGGCATGAGCGACCGTATTCTGGTGATGCATGAAGGCCGCATTAGCGGCGAATTCCCGATAGAGCAGGCCACACAGGAAGCGTTAATGGCTGCGGCCGTAGGCAAGCTAGATAAACAGCAGCGCGTAGAGCAGGAGTCATAA
- a CDS encoding 3-oxoacid CoA-transferase subunit B, producing the protein MSPKAFIARRVALELKDGDVVNLGIGLPTMVAHCLPEGVDIVFQSENGFVGLCPADEEHPDPDTANAGGQPCGILPGGATFDSAFSFALIRGGHVDACVLGGLEVDQYGNLANWMIPGKMVPGMGGAMDLVTGSRKVIVAMEHCAKSGASKILRNCTLPLTACGCVSIVVTELAVFRFIDGQLTLVEHAPGVSLDEIRQKTEAEFVVSPQLKEMPIALAA; encoded by the coding sequence ATGAGCCCAAAAGCCTTTATTGCCCGCCGCGTGGCGCTGGAGCTGAAGGATGGCGACGTGGTTAATCTGGGAATTGGCCTGCCGACCATGGTCGCCCACTGCCTGCCGGAAGGTGTGGATATCGTTTTTCAGTCAGAAAACGGCTTTGTTGGCCTCTGCCCAGCAGACGAGGAACATCCCGATCCGGATACCGCTAACGCGGGCGGTCAGCCGTGTGGCATTCTGCCCGGCGGCGCGACCTTCGACAGCGCTTTCTCGTTTGCCCTGATCCGCGGCGGTCATGTGGACGCCTGCGTGCTCGGCGGGCTGGAAGTCGATCAGTACGGCAATCTGGCTAATTGGATGATCCCCGGCAAGATGGTGCCCGGTATGGGGGGCGCGATGGATTTGGTCACTGGTTCGCGTAAGGTGATTGTGGCCATGGAGCACTGCGCCAAGAGCGGAGCGTCGAAGATCCTGCGCAACTGCACGCTTCCTCTGACCGCCTGTGGCTGTGTTTCTATCGTTGTTACCGAGCTGGCGGTATTCCGCTTTATCGACGGTCAATTGACGCTGGTTGAACACGCGCCGGGAGTCAGCCTTGACGAAATCCGCCAAAAGACCGAGGCGGAGTTTGTTGTGTCGCCGCAGCTGAAGGAAATGCCGATTGCACTAGCGGCCTGA
- a CDS encoding acetyl-CoA C-acetyltransferase, whose translation MNDIVIVSAVRTAIGSFGGSLAGISAPDLGAIVAKEAMARAGIEPCVVNDVILGNVLQAGLGQNPARQAAIKAGIPDAVPATSINVVCGSGLKSVIMAAQSIAAGDADAVLAGGMENMSAAPYLLDKARWGYRMGNGTLTDSVVHDGLSCAFNHYHMGITAENVAQRYGISREEQDEVALRSQQRAVAATESGAFAGEIVPVTVMQRKKEAVFDRDEYPRSDASAEALSKLRPAFTKEGTVTAGNASGINDGAAALLVMSAQKAKALGLTPLARIRGYATAGVDPSVMGIGPVPSTLKALEKARLSVKDLDLIEANEAFAAQFIAVGRELCFDMEKTNVNGGAIALGHPIGASGARILVTLLHALRAQDKTFGLATLCVGGGQGVSVVVERL comes from the coding sequence ATGAACGATATCGTGATCGTTAGCGCCGTACGCACCGCTATCGGCAGCTTTGGCGGTTCCCTTGCGGGAATTAGCGCTCCGGATTTAGGCGCAATAGTCGCGAAAGAAGCCATGGCTCGGGCGGGCATTGAACCCTGTGTGGTTAATGACGTGATTTTAGGCAACGTGCTGCAGGCTGGGCTGGGGCAAAATCCGGCGCGGCAGGCAGCCATCAAGGCCGGCATCCCCGACGCGGTGCCTGCCACCTCGATTAACGTGGTCTGCGGCTCAGGGCTGAAAAGCGTGATTATGGCGGCACAGTCCATTGCGGCTGGTGATGCAGATGCGGTGCTGGCGGGCGGCATGGAAAACATGTCTGCTGCTCCCTACCTGCTGGACAAGGCTCGCTGGGGCTACCGCATGGGCAACGGCACGTTGACCGACAGCGTGGTGCACGACGGCCTGAGCTGCGCCTTTAACCACTATCATATGGGCATTACGGCAGAAAACGTCGCCCAGCGCTACGGCATCAGCCGTGAAGAGCAGGATGAAGTGGCGCTGCGCTCTCAGCAGCGTGCGGTAGCGGCAACGGAGAGCGGCGCTTTCGCCGGTGAAATTGTGCCGGTTACCGTGATGCAGCGAAAAAAAGAAGCGGTGTTCGATCGCGATGAGTACCCGCGTTCCGACGCTAGCGCTGAAGCTTTATCCAAACTGCGCCCCGCCTTTACCAAAGAGGGAACGGTAACCGCAGGCAACGCGTCCGGTATTAATGACGGTGCCGCAGCGCTGCTGGTGATGTCAGCACAGAAGGCGAAGGCGCTGGGGCTGACGCCTTTAGCCCGCATTCGCGGCTATGCGACGGCAGGCGTCGATCCGTCGGTGATGGGCATTGGCCCCGTGCCTTCAACCCTGAAAGCGCTGGAGAAGGCGCGACTCAGCGTAAAGGATCTTGACCTGATTGAAGCTAATGAGGCCTTTGCCGCTCAGTTTATTGCGGTAGGCCGCGAGCTGTGCTTTGACATGGAAAAAACCAACGTCAACGGCGGCGCTATCGCTTTGGGGCACCCCATTGGTGCGTCAGGGGCGCGCATTCTGGTGACGCTGCTGCACGCGCTGCGCGCTCAGGATAAAACCTTTGGGCTGGCGACGCTGTGCGTCGGCGGTGGGCAGGGTGTATCTGTTGTCGTTGAGCGCCTGTAG
- a CDS encoding 3-keto-5-aminohexanoate cleavage protein → MNNKTIITVATTGAFPTKEDNPNIPLTPKEIAEDVYECWQAGATIAHLHMRDDQGKGTMSIDKFRETVSLIREKCDIVINLTTSGDLNATDETRMMHVAALKPELASYDCGSMNWAHSGLFINHPAFLEKLGQLMIDNDVRPEIEVFDAGMFYNSLYYIKKNLIKTPAYYQLVLGAAGGTAATVENLVYLKGLLPADAHWSAFGIGRGHMPILMTTLALGGHVRVGMEDNVYYSKGRLAKSNAEFVERAVRLSKEAGRDPATPDDARQILNLRGAK, encoded by the coding sequence ATGAATAATAAAACCATTATTACTGTTGCCACCACGGGCGCCTTTCCGACCAAGGAAGACAACCCCAATATTCCGCTAACGCCAAAGGAAATCGCTGAGGACGTTTACGAGTGCTGGCAGGCGGGGGCCACGATTGCCCACCTGCACATGCGTGATGACCAAGGCAAAGGCACAATGAGTATCGATAAGTTCCGCGAGACGGTTTCCCTTATCCGCGAGAAGTGCGACATCGTGATTAACCTGACCACCTCTGGCGACCTGAACGCTACCGATGAAACGCGCATGATGCACGTTGCGGCGCTGAAGCCAGAGCTGGCCTCTTACGACTGCGGATCGATGAACTGGGCTCACAGCGGCCTGTTTATCAACCATCCAGCGTTTCTGGAAAAGCTCGGCCAACTGATGATTGATAACGATGTGCGGCCGGAAATTGAAGTGTTTGACGCAGGGATGTTCTACAACTCCCTCTACTACATCAAAAAGAACCTGATTAAGACGCCGGCTTACTACCAGCTGGTGCTGGGTGCGGCTGGGGGCACGGCGGCTACGGTGGAAAATCTGGTTTACCTTAAAGGCCTTCTGCCCGCAGACGCCCACTGGTCGGCGTTCGGCATTGGTCGCGGCCATATGCCTATCCTGATGACGACGCTGGCGCTGGGCGGACACGTGCGCGTTGGTATGGAAGACAACGTCTACTACAGCAAGGGGCGACTGGCGAAGTCTAACGCTGAGTTCGTTGAGCGTGCGGTACGCCTGTCGAAAGAGGCCGGTCGCGATCCGGCAACTCCAGACGATGCGCGCCAGATCCTCAACCTGAGAGGAGCTAAATGA
- the rbsD gene encoding D-ribose pyranase codes for MKKGLLLNAPLSSVIARLGHTDTLAIGDAGLPIPAGVERIDLALTHGVPSFLQVFDTVVEEMQVEKAIIASEIKEKNAELHLQLLARLRELEERQRNRIAVEYVLHEEFKALTANSHALVRTGECSPYANVILCSGVVF; via the coding sequence ATGAAAAAAGGCCTTCTGCTTAATGCCCCGCTGTCTTCTGTGATAGCTCGGCTTGGCCATACTGATACATTGGCAATCGGCGATGCCGGCTTGCCTATCCCAGCCGGCGTTGAGCGCATCGATCTCGCCCTGACTCACGGCGTTCCGTCCTTTTTGCAGGTGTTTGACACTGTAGTAGAGGAAATGCAGGTGGAAAAGGCGATTATCGCCTCAGAAATCAAAGAGAAAAATGCCGAGCTGCACCTACAGCTGCTGGCGCGCCTGCGCGAGCTGGAAGAGCGTCAGCGCAACCGCATTGCCGTAGAGTATGTGCTGCACGAAGAGTTTAAGGCGTTAACTGCCAACAGCCACGCGCTGGTGCGTACCGGCGAGTGCTCGCCTTATGCCAACGTTATTTTGTGCTCCGGCGTGGTGTTTTAA